Within Ascidiaceihabitans donghaensis, the genomic segment GGTTTGCCATTCAGATCCGCCAAGATTCCAAGCTGCGGCTTCCAAGTCGGGGTCCATCTGGTTCAGCCGCAGCCGGATTACAGCCATCGCAAAAGGGGCCGTCAGAACGCTGTGCGCGATGACGATGGAATAAAGCTGCCCTGACATGCCGATTTTGGAAAACCACGCCAGCATGGCCAACGCCATGATGATCAGGGGAATGGTGGGGGGCAACAGGATCAACGCAAGGTAAGGGCCTTTGAAACGAAAGTTGTAGCGAAAGTCCGAATAGGCCGTGCAAAACCCAAGAAACGTGGCAATCAGGGCCGTAGACGTAGACACAATCAAGCTGTTTAGAGCCGCTTCCCACACGTCCGGGTCTGCAAAAATCTTTTCGTACCATTCGGTCGAAAAGTCGCCCAGAGGGATCGTTGGGAAGCGTTGCGAGTTGAATGAAAAGATCATGCTGAAGATGATCGGCGCAAACACAAAGGCAAAGACCAATGCCACGTATAGGCCAAGCATCACATTGACA encodes:
- a CDS encoding ABC transporter permease — protein: MNTSRPVNVMLGLYVALVFAFVFAPIIFSMIFSFNSQRFPTIPLGDFSTEWYEKIFADPDVWEAALNSLIVSTSTALIATFLGFCTAYSDFRYNFRFKGPYLALILLPPTIPLIIMALAMLAWFSKIGMSGQLYSIVIAHSVLTAPFAMAVIRLRLNQMDPDLEAAAWNLGGSEWQTMRHVIIPFCKPAIASALFLTAAVSFDEFAVSWFVSGLNKTLPVVVLEIVQGNIDPQVNAIGTFVFLISMTLVVLAQVFFAGRQLKSIRP